The Gambusia affinis linkage group LG05, SWU_Gaff_1.0, whole genome shotgun sequence region GTTATCTTAGTCAGAAGTCATGGTTCTTACCTACAAACCTCTTTTTCTGGCTTGTGGTCTCTGCCTTAAGCGAAAAAGTTCAACTCCGTTGGTACTATCAATAAATAACACAACATAACATCAcatcacaaaacaacaaatccaagcagaagaaaaacttttgcaaatcaAATGTGTTTAATATAAAACCCACACTCAAAGTATGATGtattaaagatttttacaataaatgtttacTGTTCTTGTTCTTTCTCCAAATGTCCCAGAAGGCTCAGCAAATAGAAAATAACGTTCAATGCTTGTGTATAAAGAAGAAGTCTCACTTTAACATAAGGTACAGATGTGTCTGTAGTTAATTTTTGCTTGTTCTTCATTCACTGAAGGTACTTGGAGTGGGTTGAGACATTTTATTCAGGAGTAGCAGTACTTCGTAGTcattttactaaagtaaaagtaaaatatgcaGTCAACCTACTCCTAaaagttttttctctctttttaaagatattcatGTGAATGTAAATTAGTAAATGTCACCAGAACTCACTGgaacaactttaaaatttgttgttgctcaattttttttttgaaagtctCGCTGAggaatgaatgttttgttttggtttttctccaTTAGTTAAAATTTCACATATGTTTGCTGTTTATGTGTCCAAATGTAGAGTATGGTCAAGATCATATGGCCTTTATTTTACTGTGCTGCTCCTATAAGGTTAGAAAGATAGATTCTCTATGAGGTGCAAAAGTAAACCTAAAAAGCTTAATTTGTCTCCTGTCACACAGAGAGCCCCACACAAAACCCTTTCAACCGGACACTGTCTCCAGCCAGAAGAGATGAGCTGGACAAGATCAGACAAAGACAGCTGGCCAATGCTGTGCACTACATCTGGGAGACAGGGGAAGACAAGTTTGCTTTCAGATATTTCCATACTGGCTTCTGGGAAAGCTGTGAAAAGCAGAATGATGGTGAGACCaagatgcacattttgtttCCGTCATATTAGCTCATCTTGTAGAGAGAAGTGAATATGTTAGTTGTTAAAGATCTTTATGATCATCTAAACCTGCACATGCTATTGGCAGGAGAGGTGTGTCGCAGCTTTATCGACTTAACTCCAGGGGAAACACAAGGTGAGCggtgttataaaaatgtattttatgtaatatatacTGTTTCATTTAATGCTCCTTTACATCTGTTCCCACATGTTGCAGGTGTGCTTTGGCTGTCGGTTATTTCTGAGTTTACATATATTGGCCTGCTGGGGATGGGCTTCTTACTGATGTGCCTGGAAGTCATGTGCTCCCACAAAGAGATGCACGCACTAAAAATCAATGCCTTCGCAGCTATTTGTACTGTGCTATCAGGTGGGGGTGCAGCTTGGATTACAGCGCCAACCTCAAGTGTTGgcccctggtaaagatgtggaAATAGTcttgaaataaattcatcttttgcTGCAGGAAgataatctcacactgaaaagTGCAACACTTGAGAACCGGAATTGACAAACACTGGCATAAAGCATGAGATGGTTACAAGAGAATAACTACCTATCCATATTTACTCATATATCCCAAGTGAGGAtgtgaaaatctgaaacaacTTCAGCTGCGGCAAACAAGCCTAGGTAACGACTTATTTTGTCACCAAGGAATTTAAGGAGGATGGAGGATGgtgaaggaagaagaagaatctgCAAAACTCCACTTTAGAAAAACTCTGCAGTCTTAGGGTCACTAAATCTTCTTAACCACTGGACACTATCTACATGCCAACTTGGTTATTTAGGACACATAACAGGCAAAAGCCTCTATTATACTATCACAACTGGAGTTTGATAAAAGCTACTGAAGTAGTGCACCGGGTTTTGGTCAAATGAGAGTAAAACTGCTGTCACATTGATTCCTATTTGCCATGTATGACCTACTGGAGACAGGAAATGAAAGGAATTATGTTTACCATCAAGTTGTGTCACTTTTAGATCTGGGTTTGTCACTTTTGCTGGATTAGAGTTGATGGTCGTTTGGTATTAAAGACTGTAGAATTTACAGTGTTCTTCTGTGTCTGGATGGGTGACAATACTTTGTTCATGATGTTACTgttttgttgaacttttttttgtcatatttaagaATCATCAGGCCACTTGGAGGTGATATTTCAATGCTATAGAAATGCTACAAAGTGCTCAAATAATTGTTAGCTGAATCAGTTACAAAGTGGGTCAAGCCTTAGCTTTGCTTAAATTGTTCTTGATCTGCCACGCTAAGGTGAGATTAAATCAAGTTAGTGTGTCATTGCTGCGATATTTCAGTTGCAGTTGCATTGATCCTTTAGCAGTGGCATACATGTACGACAGAGTATCACAAAGTTAACAATGAAATGACTGCCTGACAGATTTCTAAAAAACTCAGTCAGAGGTTGTGTTCCTGCAattaaacatgaatttatttgaagGCTTTTTGCACACCTTTTCCATGGGCACTCTAGTGTTTGAACGGTAGTCCTAGTTTTTCATATTGGTTTGCTTCCTGCATAGGTCTTCTTGGGATGGTAGCACATATGATGTTCACCACAGTATTTCAGATGACAGTCATCGTGGGCCCTAAAGActggaggcctcagtcctggGATTACGGCTGGTCATTTGCGTATGTTGCTGCtaatcaaaaacagatttcaaactCCAAGTTATCTACGTGCGCTAAAGTTTTGGTCGCTTACCTTTGAATTGTATCTTTCAGCCTTGCCTGGGTATCCTTTAGCTGCTGCATGGGGGCTGCTGTCGTCACACTCAACTCCTACACGAAGACCATCATTGAGATCCGTCGCAGGCAAAGACTCCGCTTGGACGAAGCAAGAGCTGCTGCTCGGGCCCCGTCATATGACGAGGTGGTTCCAGGAGGAGGGCTGTACTCAGTCAGCGGCCTGCTGCACTGTCCGGATGGGATGATTGATGTGGCATGGGCCCCGAATGGTAGCGTGGTCGGAGTGGGAAATGGGGACGTGCCGACACTGGTTTTAGTGGGAGGCTGTGGCCCAGAGGGATGTGAGGACTGCGAGCGTGAGAGGGACCAGATGGGAGTGGTCTTGGATCGGATTGATTCACCTTGTTAGGAGGGCCAGCTATTCACATAAACTAAAagggcaaaataaataaataaaacactgcatTGCTGCAGTGATCAGAGATGCTGGTTTGCTTTGACTTTTGATTCCTTGGAATACATTTATGAGTCAACGGTCAAACAGAAGTGGAAAGTGGGTGTTGAATCAAGTCGCCAACTGATTCAAAATGGAGGCTTCTTGCATTATGACTTGCACTGAGAGAAACATCCAACCTTTCTCTTTGCATCAACCTATGATGTCTGCTGTGTGACTGAAAGTAGCAACTGACTGCTTGTTTCCAAGATTCAGGTGTATTTGGAGTTTGAAAATGTCTATCATTGCAGGAGATCTCTCTCAGTTCTTAGGTTTTGACACAGATATGCTTCATAAGATGgttaataaacaaagaaaaggtgCTGCAATAGAGGCAgcaactgaaaaaagaaatcactggAAAATGATGCCACCGTAAATATGCCATTTTAATTCTATTAAGTTATTAAGTTATATTCAAAAAAGACTTAAGTGGGTCTCGCAGCCTGTAAATGACGCCCACTCAGTTAACTCATATCAAGACGTGAAGACTTTGAGGAAAACATCGCATGCAAATCTGCATGCTATGTGTGTCTGTGCCTGATCATaacaaagcaaatgtatttttctacatgtgaaatgtttaaaatgtttaccttCCTTTAAAACACCTGGGCACAGTACTACTTGACACACTATTGGATGATGTTTTTTCAAAGTAGTCAATCCTTAtcgctgattggctgaactcCTAAGAGTGGAAACATGGAAGActgaaaatattagtttttgtGAATGTGCCAAGATTGTTTTGACTGTGcgttttaaatcatatttaggaatatttggagtttgaactattaaaataagcattttagaGAGGAactcaaatatttacagattttggTGATTTTGGCACCAACGATTCACTATATACCTTCAAGTCAGCAatttatgtcacatttttgtCTCAACGGTATATAGAATATCTAATAATTAACCTGATTTGAACATTAAACTTGATTCTTTTTTCAGCGTCTTCTTTATCTCATGACAAACTTATGTTAAATGATGAACCTTCAACCAAAAGAGCCACCAAATACAGTTTTTGTGTGAAGATGAGCAGACAGATCCACAGAGATAAAATGATTACAGAGATTTTGGAAAAGTCTGCTCTCATGTTGAACAGAAGATTATGTGTAAACCATTAATCCTGAGTTGGACGGAGCAGAGAAGAGACATGTTGAGGGGACAGAGAGGTCCCAGTTGTTGGGGGTCAGAATGAAAGTTGGAAAGAAATTCTGGCACACTCTTCAAAAAGCGACTGCCTCTGCACTCTGGCCCCGGCGTCACCGTAACGTCAAATAAATCCAGGTTTTGTACATGTGCTTGCAATACTTACTGAGTTTAACAAAAGATTATATAGGCATTAATTCACAGAGCCAGATAAAATGGCTTAAATGTACCTTCAATATCTGTAGGTTACACTTTTGAGATTATCCAGGATTTACTGTTGGGGATTATAcaattgaaaactaaaaaaaaaaagaaagaaagaaaaaaaaactaaagcgcCATTTTTGTCAGCCACGAGAATAATGGTATAAAGTAAGTTTCTGGGTCAAAAAGAAGATTAGTGGAGcagataaataaattgatttccCAACAACAGATGTATGAGAAaacctttaatttattgttcagTGGATAAAGTACAACACTTAAGAGCTAAAATCTCAATCAAGATATTTcaagtctgtaaaaaaaaactactaacAATTAGGTTTTGTATTCCTAACATGTTGTTCTGcagaaagaattaaaaaaaaaaaattttttaaattcaacagTAGTACAATATAACCGATGCATACTTCTATTTTAAGTGCATTAGTTTATATGTAGTTATGATGTTTTTGGGGGACTGTAAGAACTATTCCATAATTTGCTTCTACTAGGTTCTGTTATGATGACATTTATTCACAAAcagtaaaagaacaaaaaatccaaaactttcTTTAAAGTTACACCGGAGCAGAAATGAGTATTTACACAGAAGGACGAGTGAAGTGAACGACGGCATCTGAtgtgaggaggagaaaaacataCAGGAGCTTCAGGAGTGAAAGACAGGAAGAGAGGGAAAAGCAGGAAGGACTTCATTGTTTAGAGGGTTCGTACTGAATGAGACGCATTGCATTCTCGTTTTCAATCACTCCCTTGATGAACTCTCCTTCAGCCAGTCGCTCTGTgatggagtgaaaaaaaaacatggaagaaaacagtgaacagaGCAATGAAAGAGAAGCACAGAAAAGGTTGAATAAGGGCTCTATAAATCCGCTCTTATCTCTTGCATTTGTCAGAGACAGTTGCATGCAATGATAGTGTCACTTAAGGTTTTGCATGACTAAGGGATTTTACACACAAAATTAAGGTTTTATGGTTTAAGTGTGGATGTTCTCCAAGTGGATCGACATTaggttattttcatttattttaaataagaaattgaagggatttttttggttctacatcagtttaagaaaccAAGTATTCCTAAAACTGTATATGTTTTCAATTATagaatgtctttattttttatgcaaaataaattgtCCAGAAATCTGAACAAGAAGAgtgttttaaatcacttttagtttaacatgttttacttcATATACATATAACTCGACAACTCAAACAACTAAGttttaagagcagaaataaatctgctctTATTCTTAAAACAGATTTGTCTTAATTACATCcaaacaaaaatggcaaaataagcataatgttcagtttaaaaataaatcccatatcaaatctattttatatagagcaaaaatattttttaggaaTTAAATCTAgaatattttatacaaaaaatccaaaataattaaaaacataaaagtattagttgaaa contains the following coding sequences:
- the si:ch211-149k23.9 gene encoding germ cell-specific gene 1-like protein, translating into MLERLSRRSRSMLSLTLTSLALALSILALCTSYWCEGTHKVVKPLCLSPVKMKNCGQNNSEPYTTESPTQNPFNRTLSPARRDELDKIRQRQLANAVHYIWETGEDKFAFRYFHTGFWESCEKQNDGEVCRSFIDLTPGETQGVLWLSVISEFTYIGLLGMGFLLMCLEVMCSHKEMHALKINAFAAICTVLSGLLGMVAHMMFTTVFQMTVIVGPKDWRPQSWDYGWSFALAWVSFSCCMGAAVVTLNSYTKTIIEIRRRQRLRLDEARAAARAPSYDEVVPGGGLYSVSGLLHCPDGMIDVAWAPNGSVVGVGNGDVPTLVLVGGCGPEGCEDCERERDQMGVVLDRIDSPC